A single region of the Acidobacteriota bacterium genome encodes:
- a CDS encoding FG-GAP-like repeat-containing protein, with amino-acid sequence MRKPVRRSRTTAGVFANLTLLLPLILPAAHLSAQTTTRVSVHGPNRGNGPSQYAQISASGRFVVYTSTASNLVDGDTNWASDVFVHDRETGETTRASVDDAGNQGNSLSQFPRISAGGRIVAFESLASNLVDGDTNGALDVFVQDRKSGRTTRASLGSGGDQGNSASGVPCLSSDGRVVAFESLSSNLVDGDTNESTDVFVRDRQTGETTRVSVDSRGRQGNGSSAGSSLDGSGRYVAFESLATNLVPGDTNRVSDVFVHDRRTGKTTRVSVDSRGRQANGGSSAPSLSADGRFVGFGSYGSNLVDGDTNQEIDVFVHDRQTGETTRVSVDSRGGQANGGSGIAALSAGGRWVAFHSFASNLVDGDTNGTLDVFVHDRLTGRTTRTSLTEKGRETNGPSRDPTISADARFVAFESYASNLVSRDDNGNVDVFVRDRGGADPSAALGRPQKFELAGRLLGWLRRGWDGLVSETRVRAEAFTRERFRMPAAALAHAESAPVRFTDVTEAAGIRFRHYKGETGKRYLPETIGSGVAVLDFDQDGWMDLFFVNGWRLEGGRPEGVGSVLYRNRGDGTFDDVTREAGLEVRAYGMGAAAGDYDNDGFPDLYVTILGLNRLYRNNGDGTFSNVSVDAGVGDPSWGASAAWLDADNDGKLDLFVTNYVRWSPSQDQWCGYGPGVKHYCTPEIFTGDTSRLFRNLGGGRFRDVTREAGLFNPSGKALGVALWDFDGNGLMDLVVAEDTQPDKIYLNRGGFRFEEVGTRNGFGFSESGLARAGMGVDVADTDNDGRGAVAVTNFSYEGIGFYRWGSGLNFIDRAVPAGIGQPSLLTLGFGLLFLDYDLDGWQDLLAVNGHIDDLVETVQTRLTYRQRPLLFRNRRDGRFLPMGGEAGPALEQAYAGRGAAAIDYDNDGDLDLAVTENGGPGRLFRNQGGNRNHWLQIRLVGGSSNRDGIGALVTVKSGSTTQRRYRRSGSSYLSESDPRLTFGLGDATRADRLEVRWPSGATQVLKDVAAGRLLVVQEPVETDP; translated from the coding sequence GTGAGGAAACCGGTTCGGCGCTCACGCACGACGGCAGGCGTTTTCGCCAATCTCACGCTGCTCCTCCCGCTGATCCTGCCGGCTGCCCATCTTTCCGCCCAGACCACCACCCGAGTCAGCGTCCACGGACCCAACCGGGGAAACGGTCCCAGCCAGTACGCACAGATCAGCGCCTCCGGACGCTTCGTCGTCTACACCTCCACCGCCTCCAACCTGGTGGACGGAGATACCAACTGGGCGTCGGACGTCTTCGTTCACGACCGTGAAACGGGGGAGACCACCCGCGCCAGCGTGGACGACGCGGGAAACCAGGGCAACAGTCTGAGCCAGTTTCCCAGGATCAGCGCCGGCGGCCGCATCGTCGCCTTCGAGTCGCTCGCTTCCAACCTGGTGGACGGCGACACCAACGGCGCGCTGGACGTCTTCGTCCAGGACCGCAAGTCAGGCAGGACCACGCGAGCCAGCCTCGGCAGCGGAGGGGACCAGGGCAATAGCGCCAGCGGGGTGCCCTGCCTCAGTTCCGACGGCCGTGTCGTAGCTTTCGAGTCGCTCTCGTCCAACCTGGTGGATGGCGACACCAACGAATCCACCGACGTCTTTGTCCGTGATCGCCAGACGGGGGAGACCACCCGGGTGAGCGTCGACAGCCGGGGACGCCAGGGCAACGGCTCCAGTGCCGGCTCCAGCTTGGACGGCAGCGGCCGATACGTCGCCTTCGAGTCGCTGGCCACCAACTTGGTGCCTGGAGACACAAACCGGGTGTCGGACGTCTTCGTCCATGACCGCCGGACAGGGAAGACCACCCGGGTGAGCGTCGACAGCCGGGGACGCCAAGCCAACGGGGGCAGCTCGGCCCCGAGTCTCAGCGCCGACGGACGTTTCGTGGGCTTCGGCTCCTACGGATCCAACCTGGTGGACGGCGACACCAACCAGGAAATCGACGTCTTCGTCCACGACCGCCAGACGGGGGAGACCACCCGGGTGAGCGTCGACAGCCGGGGAGGACAAGCCAACGGGGGCAGCGGAATCGCCGCCCTCAGCGCCGGCGGACGATGGGTCGCCTTCCACTCCTTCGCCTCCAACCTGGTGGACGGCGACACCAACGGAACGCTGGACGTCTTCGTGCACGACCGGCTGACGGGACGGACGACCCGGACCAGCCTGACCGAAAAGGGCCGGGAAACGAACGGTCCGAGCCGCGATCCCACCATCAGCGCCGATGCCCGCTTCGTCGCCTTCGAGTCCTACGCCTCCAATCTGGTGTCCCGGGACGACAACGGGAACGTCGACGTCTTCGTCCGGGACCGGGGCGGCGCCGATCCATCCGCTGCACTTGGCAGGCCACAGAAATTCGAGTTGGCGGGTCGGCTCCTGGGATGGCTGCGGCGAGGCTGGGACGGCCTCGTCTCCGAAACCCGCGTGAGAGCCGAAGCCTTCACCCGGGAGCGGTTTCGGATGCCAGCCGCCGCCCTGGCCCACGCCGAATCCGCTCCGGTCCGGTTCACCGACGTGACCGAAGCAGCGGGCATCCGCTTCCGGCATTACAAGGGGGAGACGGGAAAACGGTACCTGCCCGAAACCATCGGCTCGGGAGTGGCGGTCCTGGATTTCGATCAGGACGGGTGGATGGACCTCTTCTTCGTCAACGGTTGGCGCCTGGAAGGGGGGAGACCCGAGGGGGTTGGATCCGTCCTCTACCGCAACCGGGGCGACGGCACGTTTGACGACGTGACCCGGGAGGCCGGGCTGGAGGTTCGGGCCTACGGCATGGGGGCGGCGGCCGGAGACTATGACAACGACGGGTTTCCGGACCTCTACGTGACGATTCTGGGCCTCAACCGGCTCTACCGGAACAACGGCGACGGGACCTTTTCCAACGTGAGCGTTGATGCCGGCGTCGGAGACCCCTCCTGGGGGGCGAGTGCGGCTTGGCTGGACGCCGACAATGACGGCAAGCTCGACCTCTTCGTGACCAACTACGTGCGTTGGAGCCCCTCCCAGGATCAATGGTGCGGTTACGGCCCCGGGGTCAAGCACTACTGCACTCCCGAGATCTTCACCGGTGACACGTCGCGCCTCTTTCGCAACTTGGGCGGCGGGCGCTTCCGGGACGTCACCAGGGAGGCGGGACTGTTCAACCCCTCGGGCAAGGCCTTGGGAGTGGCCCTGTGGGATTTCGACGGGAACGGGCTGATGGATCTCGTGGTGGCCGAGGACACTCAGCCCGACAAGATCTACCTGAACCGGGGCGGCTTCCGCTTCGAGGAGGTGGGAACTCGCAACGGATTCGGCTTTTCCGAATCGGGCCTGGCCCGGGCCGGCATGGGAGTCGACGTGGCCGACACCGACAACGACGGCCGAGGAGCGGTGGCCGTCACCAACTTCTCCTACGAGGGGATCGGATTCTACCGCTGGGGCAGCGGCCTGAACTTCATCGATCGGGCCGTCCCGGCGGGCATCGGGCAACCCAGCCTATTGACCCTGGGCTTCGGACTCCTCTTTCTGGACTACGATCTGGACGGTTGGCAAGACCTGTTGGCGGTCAACGGCCACATCGACGACCTGGTGGAGACGGTTCAGACCCGGCTGACCTACCGGCAACGGCCGCTCCTGTTCCGCAACCGGAGGGACGGCCGCTTCCTGCCCATGGGCGGGGAGGCGGGCCCCGCTCTGGAGCAGGCTTATGCGGGCCGCGGCGCCGCAGCCATCGACTATGACAACGACGGGGACCTGGATCTGGCCGTGACGGAGAACGGAGGTCCGGGTCGCCTGTTTCGCAACCAGGGGGGAAACCGAAACCACTGGCTCCAGATCCGGCTCGTCGGCGGCAGCTCCAACCGGGACGGCATCGGCGCCCTGGTCACCGTGAAATCGGGTTCCACAACCCAACGGCGCTACCGCCGAAGCGGCTCCAGCTATCTCTCCGAGAGCGATCCGCGGCTGACCTTCGGCCTGGGTGATGCGACCCGGGCGGACCGCCTGGAGGTCCGCTGGCCCAGCGGCGCCACCCAGGTCCTGAAGGACGTTGCGGCCGGACGCCTGCTTGTCGTGCAGGAGCCGGTCGAAACGGATCCATAA
- a CDS encoding sialidase family protein, translating to MTQKLGWIGLVLLALAVACSPGEVAPVATIEIEGEVLLDPVESGLSRSMLGMVTHPDGSIYVNTQTQQRLYRSVDQGRSWTMLPVNLSGAPPGQVQHGLYAGRDGNLWLMHQSPGGKDLFVSVSSDSGITWKTTAIDFGPFSPGGSEDPYAFCFNDYNTFFQEADGTIVLGVGLRYPNHRDYQQEDRSRPGFHETLIRSRDGGQTWSDPTEVHQHVAETGYAVDPNDPMRVLAMTRIQRPSFPGEDVEAMSKRSGAPPGAGAIYKQGILLESSDGGRTFREVPGSLNEYYGHRGTILWTPGNVVAITHQGGVPGKSAPDGTVLARVSLDGGRTWVNDTESGTPSMADSTRFLLVPNPPGHSFTAPTVELEPDHFLTVYNTRHPGWESRAVKGVFWRLARSSAN from the coding sequence ATGACACAGAAACTGGGATGGATTGGGCTCGTCCTGTTGGCGCTTGCCGTCGCCTGCAGCCCGGGTGAAGTCGCTCCTGTAGCGACGATCGAGATCGAAGGCGAGGTGTTGTTGGACCCCGTAGAGTCAGGGCTGAGCCGTTCCATGCTGGGCATGGTCACCCATCCGGACGGAAGCATCTACGTCAACACTCAGACCCAGCAGAGGCTCTACAGGAGTGTCGATCAGGGCCGGAGTTGGACCATGCTGCCGGTGAATCTTTCCGGCGCACCACCCGGCCAGGTTCAGCACGGACTCTATGCCGGCCGTGACGGAAATCTCTGGCTGATGCACCAGTCCCCCGGCGGCAAGGATCTGTTCGTCTCGGTTTCGAGCGACTCCGGGATCACCTGGAAGACCACCGCCATCGATTTCGGGCCTTTCTCACCGGGCGGGTCCGAGGACCCGTACGCTTTCTGCTTCAACGACTACAACACCTTCTTCCAGGAGGCGGACGGGACCATCGTGCTGGGGGTGGGCCTGCGTTACCCGAACCATAGGGATTATCAGCAGGAGGACCGGTCACGGCCGGGATTTCACGAGACGCTGATCCGTTCCCGGGACGGCGGACAAACCTGGAGCGACCCCACCGAAGTGCACCAGCACGTGGCTGAAACCGGCTATGCCGTGGATCCAAACGACCCGATGCGGGTCCTGGCCATGACCCGCATCCAGCGGCCCTCGTTTCCGGGAGAAGACGTGGAGGCGATGTCGAAGCGAAGCGGAGCTCCTCCGGGGGCCGGGGCCATCTACAAGCAGGGAATCCTCCTGGAATCCAGCGACGGCGGACGGACCTTCCGGGAGGTGCCGGGAAGCCTGAACGAATACTACGGGCACCGCGGGACCATCCTCTGGACCCCGGGAAACGTGGTCGCGATCACCCACCAGGGAGGCGTCCCGGGCAAGAGCGCCCCTGACGGCACGGTGCTGGCGCGGGTCAGCCTGGACGGGGGACGGACCTGGGTGAACGATACGGAATCGGGGACCCCCTCCATGGCCGATTCCACCCGGTTCCTGCTGGTGCCCAATCCGCCGGGCCACTCCTTTACGGCCCCGACGGTGGAGTTGGAGCCGGACCACTTCCTGACCGTCTACAACACCCGGCATCCAGGGTGGGAGAGCCGGGCCGTGAAGGGTGTCTTCTGGCGTCTGGCGCGGTCGTCGGCAAACTGA
- a CDS encoding sialidase family protein: protein MSRRLDSMIMLVALALAGCAPPAGGSLADVQLFIEDEVILAPASARLNAHNVVRGPDGAIWLNTGEPDPGLFRSTDQGRTWETIAVKLSDVPPGQHLGGFHAARDGSLWLVHQAAPYRIVDGESIESTDRRGFFSISTDGGQTWETRELDQARFAPDPEADPYTSIDIAWCHPNFVERPDGSAFYSISMRYDDWEDYSQADQTRPGVRDVMVRTRDGGRTWGDPTIVHQHATETAYAVDPNDPDHIFAATRIQRKGLPGEDLQAIRKLTAMDMTPPNYMPDWAYKNGILLESTDGGRSFREVPGGLFGFGSYRWSAIWTEEDWLILASTAGQDPGQRKSPGDQVLRISLNGGKTWLDGTEKGTSTAAKAKKFMVVPGYRDVGKADHYSASVPATIQIAENRFLTFCTYKKDRILRGRFWRLENLP from the coding sequence ATGTCAAGACGACTCGATTCCATGATCATGCTCGTGGCGCTCGCCCTGGCGGGGTGCGCTCCTCCGGCGGGAGGAAGCCTGGCGGACGTCCAGCTCTTCATCGAAGACGAAGTGATTCTCGCCCCTGCGAGCGCCCGTCTGAACGCCCATAACGTGGTTCGGGGACCGGACGGCGCCATCTGGCTCAACACCGGCGAACCGGACCCGGGCCTCTTCCGGAGCACGGATCAGGGCCGGACCTGGGAGACGATTGCCGTGAAGCTCTCCGATGTCCCGCCCGGACAGCATCTGGGAGGATTTCACGCCGCCCGGGACGGCAGTCTCTGGCTGGTCCACCAGGCCGCCCCTTATCGAATTGTCGACGGCGAGTCGATCGAGTCCACCGACCGGCGGGGTTTCTTCTCGATCTCGACGGACGGCGGCCAGACGTGGGAGACGCGGGAGCTCGACCAGGCCCGCTTCGCTCCCGACCCCGAGGCGGACCCTTATACGTCCATTGACATCGCCTGGTGCCACCCCAATTTCGTGGAACGGCCCGACGGGAGCGCCTTCTACTCCATCAGCATGCGCTACGACGACTGGGAGGACTACTCCCAAGCGGATCAGACGCGCCCCGGAGTCCGCGACGTGATGGTTCGCACCCGGGACGGGGGGCGGACCTGGGGAGATCCCACCATCGTCCACCAGCACGCCACCGAGACCGCCTACGCCGTGGACCCCAACGACCCGGACCACATCTTTGCGGCCACCCGAATTCAGAGGAAAGGTCTGCCGGGCGAGGATCTGCAGGCGATCCGTAAGTTGACCGCCATGGACATGACCCCGCCCAACTACATGCCCGACTGGGCCTACAAGAACGGAATCCTGCTGGAATCGACCGACGGCGGCCGATCCTTCCGGGAAGTGCCCGGCGGCTTGTTCGGCTTCGGCAGCTACCGCTGGTCCGCGATCTGGACGGAGGAAGACTGGTTGATCCTGGCGAGCACCGCGGGTCAGGACCCGGGACAACGAAAGAGTCCTGGCGACCAGGTGCTCCGAATCAGTCTGAACGGAGGGAAGACCTGGCTCGACGGCACCGAAAAGGGGACATCCACGGCGGCGAAGGCGAAGAAATTCATGGTGGTTCCAGGGTACCGGGACGTGGGCAAGGCGGACCACTACAGCGCCTCGGTGCCGGCGACCATCCAGATCGCCGAGAACCGGTTCCTGACCTTCTGCACCTACAAGAAGGACCGGATCCTCCGGGGCCGGTTCTGGCGCCTGGAGAACTTGCCGTAA
- a CDS encoding sialidase family protein — protein MTRRLDSAIVLFVFSLAAVTAWAGGSLADVQLFIEDEVILAPASADLDAYNVVRGPEGAIWLNTGEPKPGLFRSKDQGRTWETIPVELPQAPPGQHTAGFHVARDGSLWLLHQAPPTYTADGKSMEYKDRRVFFSKSTDGGRTWESREIDYGRFSPDPGADPYTMMETAWCHPNFAERPDGTTFFSLSMRYPDWDDWHQEDQSRPGIRDVMVRTRDGGKTWGDPTIVHQHATETAYAVDPNDPDHIFAATRIQRKALPGEDLQAIRKLSAMDMTPPNYMPDWAYKNGLLLESTDGGRSFREVPGGLFGFASYRWSMVWTEDDWLVLASHAGQDPGQRENHIDHVVRISLNGGKTWLDGTEKGTKLPAKAKRFMVFPAFRDVGKVDHYSASVPATIEVSKNRFLTFGAYKRDKILRGRFWRLENLP, from the coding sequence ATGACAAGACGACTCGACTCCGCAATTGTTCTGTTCGTTTTCAGTTTGGCGGCCGTGACCGCTTGGGCCGGTGGAAGCCTGGCGGACGTCCAGCTCTTCATCGAAGACGAGGTGATCCTCGCCCCCGCGAGCGCCGACCTGGATGCCTACAACGTGGTTCGCGGTCCCGAAGGAGCCATTTGGCTCAATACCGGCGAACCGAAGCCGGGCCTCTTCCGGAGCAAGGATCAGGGCCGGACCTGGGAGACGATTCCGGTCGAACTGCCGCAGGCCCCTCCCGGCCAGCATACGGCAGGCTTCCACGTCGCCCGGGACGGCAGTCTCTGGTTGCTCCATCAGGCCCCCCCGACCTACACTGCCGACGGCAAGTCCATGGAGTACAAGGACCGGAGGGTCTTTTTCTCGAAATCCACGGACGGCGGCCGGACCTGGGAGAGCCGGGAGATCGACTACGGCCGCTTCTCTCCCGACCCCGGGGCGGACCCCTATACGATGATGGAGACCGCCTGGTGCCACCCCAACTTCGCGGAGCGGCCCGACGGGACCACCTTCTTTTCCCTCAGCATGCGCTACCCCGATTGGGATGACTGGCATCAGGAGGATCAGTCCCGGCCCGGCATCCGCGACGTGATGGTCCGCACCCGGGACGGAGGGAAAACCTGGGGAGATCCCACCATCGTCCACCAGCACGCCACCGAGACCGCCTACGCCGTGGATCCCAACGACCCGGACCACATTTTCGCGGCGACCCGAATCCAACGGAAAGCCCTGCCGGGCGAGGACCTGCAGGCGATCCGGAAGCTGAGCGCCATGGATATGACGCCGCCCAACTACATGCCCGATTGGGCCTACAAGAACGGCCTCCTGCTGGAATCGACCGACGGCGGCCGATCCTTCCGGGAAGTGCCTGGCGGATTGTTCGGATTTGCCAGCTACCGCTGGTCCATGGTCTGGACCGAGGATGACTGGCTGGTTCTGGCCAGCCACGCGGGTCAGGACCCGGGACAACGAGAGAATCATATTGATCATGTGGTCCGAATCAGTCTGAACGGAGGGAAGACCTGGCTCGACGGCACCGAAAAGGGCACCAAGTTGCCGGCGAAGGCCAAGAGGTTCATGGTGTTCCCGGCGTTCCGGGACGTGGGCAAGGTGGACCACTACAGCGCCTCGGTGCCGGCGACCATCGAAGTCTCCAAGAACCGGTTCCTGACCTTCGGCGCCTACAAGCGGGACAAGATCCTCCGAGGCCGGTTCTGGCGCCTGGAGAATCTGCCTTGA